A single window of Haloferax marinisediminis DNA harbors:
- a CDS encoding branched-chain amino acid ABC transporter permease yields the protein MSTLDSVREGYQTFDDQRFAPVVKGAALFGLLAALPYIIEIDIAGMELAATLSLKVLILTIIYAYTAQAWNIMSGYTGQFSFGHAAFFGIGAYATQLLLVDIGLNPWLGMLIGGVIAGLYGLVIGALSFRFNLKGHYFALATLAFAELLRFVVTNMSELNGANGYFKPFPRDYGAEYGLAAFQFQTDLPYYYVILGFLFVVTLVSWAIKNSWVGLYFFAIREDERAAASVGVPSFRYKLIGIAVSAFFTALGGAYWSMYFNTIRPDTVFALFKNVEILLPAVVGGPGTLIGPIVGSFIVTPVSEVARTTFSNINGLDRIIYGAFLVAIVIYSPQGVVSWPSRARALWNRVRSDEEVSE from the coding sequence ATGAGCACGCTCGACTCAGTCCGCGAAGGGTACCAGACGTTCGACGACCAGCGATTCGCACCGGTCGTGAAGGGTGCGGCACTGTTCGGTCTCCTCGCGGCACTCCCCTACATCATCGAGATCGACATCGCCGGAATGGAACTCGCGGCGACACTGAGCCTCAAAGTGCTCATCCTCACCATCATCTACGCGTACACCGCGCAGGCGTGGAACATCATGTCCGGCTACACTGGACAGTTCTCCTTCGGGCACGCCGCATTCTTCGGTATCGGTGCGTACGCGACACAGTTACTCCTGGTCGACATCGGGCTCAACCCCTGGCTCGGAATGCTCATCGGGGGTGTCATCGCAGGGCTGTACGGCCTCGTGATTGGTGCACTCTCGTTCAGATTCAACCTCAAGGGCCACTACTTCGCACTGGCGACGCTCGCGTTCGCCGAACTCCTTCGGTTCGTCGTTACCAACATGTCCGAACTGAACGGCGCAAATGGCTACTTCAAGCCGTTCCCCCGTGACTATGGGGCGGAGTACGGACTCGCTGCCTTCCAGTTCCAGACCGATCTCCCGTACTACTACGTCATCCTCGGATTCCTGTTCGTCGTGACACTCGTCTCGTGGGCCATCAAGAACTCGTGGGTTGGACTCTACTTCTTCGCCATCCGTGAAGACGAACGGGCCGCCGCGAGCGTTGGCGTGCCATCGTTCCGATACAAACTCATCGGTATTGCCGTGAGCGCCTTCTTCACTGCCCTCGGCGGTGCGTACTGGTCGATGTACTTCAACACGATTCGCCCCGACACCGTCTTCGCGCTGTTCAAGAACGTCGAGATACTCCTGCCCGCCGTCGTCGGTGGGCCGGGGACGCTTATCGGCCCCATCGTCGGGTCCTTCATCGTCACCCCCGTCAGCGAAGTCGCGCGTACGACGTTCTCCAACATCAACGGTCTCGACCGCATCATCTACGGAGCGTTCCTCGTCGCCATCGTCATCTACTCCCCACAGGGTGTGGTGAGTTGGCCGAGTCGCGCCAGAGCGCTCTGGAATCGTGTCCGCAGTGACGAGGAGGTGAGTGAGTGA
- a CDS encoding ABC transporter ATP-binding protein encodes MAAADDDSFERDGETLLTVEGVGKRFAGLQALDNVDMTVKRGEIIGLIGPNGAGKTTLFNCISGVFPPTSGTVTLEGEDVSGMPSHKIARAGLARTFQITRPLEELTVAENVMVGAHIHTRRRGEARDIAMESLEFVGLADRADEEAGELTVGAQKRLELARAIATQPSILLLDEIMAGLTPQESKQMLGLFRQLRERGTSLLIIEHDMKAIMNISDYVKVLDQGQGIAFGKPAEVVEDDRVIEAYIGGFDVDA; translated from the coding sequence ATGGCAGCAGCTGACGACGATTCGTTCGAACGGGATGGAGAGACGCTCCTCACCGTCGAAGGTGTCGGGAAGCGCTTTGCAGGGCTGCAAGCGCTCGATAACGTCGACATGACCGTCAAGCGCGGCGAGATTATCGGGCTCATCGGCCCCAACGGGGCGGGTAAGACGACGCTGTTCAACTGCATCAGCGGGGTCTTTCCCCCCACCTCAGGAACAGTCACACTGGAGGGAGAGGACGTCTCGGGAATGCCCTCCCACAAGATTGCGCGGGCGGGACTTGCACGAACGTTCCAGATTACGCGCCCGCTCGAAGAACTCACCGTCGCCGAGAACGTGATGGTGGGAGCACACATTCACACTCGCCGCCGTGGAGAGGCGCGCGACATCGCCATGGAGAGTCTCGAATTCGTCGGTCTCGCAGATCGCGCAGACGAAGAGGCAGGCGAACTCACTGTAGGCGCGCAGAAACGACTCGAACTGGCCCGCGCAATCGCGACGCAGCCGTCGATTCTCCTCCTCGACGAGATTATGGCCGGACTCACCCCACAAGAGTCGAAGCAGATGCTTGGGCTGTTCCGTCAACTCCGCGAGCGCGGGACGAGCCTCCTCATCATCGAACACGACATGAAAGCAATCATGAACATCTCGGACTACGTGAAGGTACTCGACCAAGGACAGGGAATCGCCTTCGGCAAACCCGCGGAAGTCGTCGAAGACGACCGTGTCATCGAGGCGTACATCGGAGGGTTCGACGTCGATGCTTGA
- a CDS encoding ABC transporter ATP-binding protein: MLELEGVRAGYDEIEVLHGVDMHVGEGEIVALIGSNGAGKTTTMRTICGILSPSHGTITYRGEEIQREPSHEIVERGIVQVPENRDLFTNMTVIDNLLLGAQTDEAKENREENLAEMLDLFPRLEERKKQRAGTMSGGEQQMLTLARALMGEPDLLILDEPSIGLAPQLVQEVFDVVEEIHQQGVTVLMVEQNVQQTLQLADRGYVMENGRISMSASGDELLEDDSVVEAYLGV, encoded by the coding sequence ATGCTTGAACTCGAAGGTGTCCGCGCCGGCTACGACGAAATCGAAGTACTCCACGGCGTGGACATGCACGTCGGCGAAGGCGAAATCGTCGCACTCATCGGCTCGAACGGTGCGGGCAAGACCACGACGATGCGAACCATCTGCGGTATCCTCTCGCCGAGTCACGGAACCATCACCTACCGGGGAGAGGAGATTCAACGGGAGCCTTCGCACGAAATCGTCGAGCGCGGCATCGTGCAGGTTCCGGAGAATCGCGACCTCTTCACCAACATGACGGTGATAGACAACTTGCTCCTCGGGGCGCAAACGGACGAAGCAAAGGAGAATCGTGAGGAGAACCTCGCCGAGATGCTCGACCTCTTTCCCCGACTCGAAGAGCGCAAGAAACAGCGGGCAGGGACGATGTCTGGCGGTGAACAGCAGATGTTGACGCTCGCACGCGCCCTGATGGGCGAACCAGACTTACTCATCCTCGACGAGCCGTCGATTGGACTCGCACCACAGCTCGTTCAGGAAGTGTTCGACGTGGTCGAAGAGATTCACCAACAGGGAGTCACTGTCCTCATGGTCGAACAGAACGTCCAACAGACGCTTCAGCTGGCCGACCGCGGGTACGTCATGGAGAACGGCCGAATCAGTATGAGTGCGAGCGGTGACGAACTCCTCGAAGACGACAGCGTCGTCGAGGCGTACCTCGGGGTGTGA